From Emcibacter nanhaiensis, one genomic window encodes:
- a CDS encoding substrate-binding periplasmic protein, whose protein sequence is MPIATVFRIFLILLAGVIASSSVRAEDKGSIVIYSLDIEGLIGNSKGSKYNTLLDRVSRETGLNIILKAYPGNRLMREFEKSHGACLFPDYRAPEGQGFIFTVPFNQALGHLVTLKKDNGEPLRGIDGLRVGIVNGYGYDFTGLDKAASLVGVETERQNLNLLLFGRVEAILSYFPDLPLVATAEEMDQLIFDEKKPVFTAPERFACVDTPENRRFLKQFDAVVARLYESGELRDILSPFFYGLPEQDRAH, encoded by the coding sequence ATGCCTATAGCCACCGTTTTCAGGATTTTCCTCATATTACTTGCCGGAGTTATTGCCAGCTCTTCCGTCCGGGCGGAAGATAAGGGCTCAATTGTTATCTACAGCCTGGATATTGAGGGGCTGATCGGCAATTCAAAAGGATCGAAATATAATACCCTGCTGGACAGGGTGAGCCGGGAAACAGGTCTGAACATCATTTTGAAGGCTTATCCCGGAAACCGCCTGATGCGGGAATTCGAAAAATCGCACGGGGCCTGTTTGTTCCCGGATTACAGGGCGCCGGAGGGCCAAGGCTTTATTTTTACCGTCCCCTTCAACCAGGCGTTGGGCCATCTGGTCACTCTGAAAAAGGATAATGGCGAACCGCTCAGGGGAATTGACGGCCTGAGAGTGGGGATTGTCAATGGGTACGGATATGATTTTACCGGCCTGGACAAGGCCGCCAGCCTTGTTGGTGTGGAAACCGAACGCCAGAATCTCAACCTGCTGCTATTCGGTCGTGTGGAAGCTATTTTGTCGTATTTTCCTGATCTGCCGCTCGTGGCAACTGCTGAGGAAATGGACCAGTTGATATTTGACGAGAAGAAGCCTGTCTTCACGGCTCCTGAAAGGTTTGCCTGTGTCGATACGCCTGAAAACCGCCGGTTTCTGAAACAGTTTGATGCGGTTGTCGCGCGCCTGTATGAGAGCGGGGAACTTCGCGATATCCTGAGCCCCTTTTTTTACGGACTGCCGGAACAGGACAGAGCGCACTAG
- a CDS encoding DUF692 domain-containing protein: MDTMTQEHFLGYGLGLRTDHYEEILSGGPAVENHVDWFEIISENYMVPGGKPLYYLDRIAERYPLVMHGVSLSIGGTDPLDLDYLRDLKKLADRIDPHWISDHLCWTGQGGHNLHDLMPLPYSEDALDHVAARINQVQDFLGRRILLENVSSYLTYKKSDMTEWEFLAELANRADCLILLDINNIFVSAFNHEFDPIDYLKAMPADRVRQFHLAGHQNNGDYIVDTHDQDVPGDVWNLYRKALELFGPVSTMIERDDNIPPLADLLAELDMARAIGAEVLS, from the coding sequence ATGGATACCATGACACAAGAACATTTTCTGGGATATGGATTAGGGCTGCGGACGGATCATTACGAGGAGATTCTGTCCGGCGGACCGGCCGTGGAAAATCACGTTGACTGGTTCGAGATCATCTCGGAAAACTATATGGTGCCGGGGGGCAAGCCTCTCTATTACCTGGACCGGATCGCGGAACGATATCCGCTGGTCATGCACGGGGTTTCCCTGTCTATCGGTGGCACCGATCCTCTTGATCTGGACTATCTGCGGGACCTGAAAAAGCTGGCTGATCGCATCGATCCCCACTGGATCTCTGATCATTTATGCTGGACCGGACAGGGCGGGCATAATCTGCATGACCTGATGCCGCTGCCCTACAGCGAAGATGCCCTGGACCATGTGGCGGCGCGTATCAATCAGGTGCAGGATTTTCTCGGTCGCCGTATCCTGCTGGAAAATGTGTCCAGCTACCTGACATACAAGAAGTCGGACATGACGGAGTGGGAGTTCCTGGCGGAACTGGCCAATCGGGCTGATTGCCTGATTCTGCTTGATATCAATAATATCTTCGTCAGCGCCTTTAATCACGAATTCGATCCCATAGACTATTTAAAAGCAATGCCGGCCGACAGGGTGCGGCAGTTCCATCTGGCCGGTCATCAGAATAACGGCGACTATATTGTGGACACCCACGACCAGGATGTGCCGGGGGATGTTTGGAACCTGTACCGAAAGGCGCTGGAGCTGTTCGGACCGGTGTCGACCATGATTGAACGGGACGACAATATCCCGCCGCTGGCCGACTTGCTGGCGGAACTGGACATGGCCCGGGCCATCGGGGCGGAGGTGCTGTCATGA
- a CDS encoding DNA-binding domain-containing protein, which yields MTSLADLQKMFKSAVMERAEELLPEIAEGGRITPEKRLAIYAYAYGARLRETLEKDYPVLHSLLGDDQFHDLCNGYIAAFPSQHPSLRFFGQRLAEYLQEGAFSGQPFLAEMARFEWTFIDAFDAPDISPVTVEEVGTLDPGAWTTLRFEFHPSLNLNYFDWNVPVLWSAINRMNEGGEPEAIHPEKNDTPTAVIQWRSEMVSYFRSLERDEAEVLARARRGADFPVLCGLLGSYHGDMAPMKAAEYLKIWIAEGLVCALEYAHVG from the coding sequence ATGACGTCTCTGGCGGATCTGCAGAAAATGTTCAAAAGCGCGGTGATGGAAAGAGCAGAGGAATTACTGCCGGAAATCGCCGAGGGCGGACGGATCACGCCGGAAAAACGCCTCGCCATTTATGCCTATGCCTATGGCGCCAGGCTGCGCGAGACTTTGGAAAAGGATTATCCGGTCCTGCACAGCCTGCTGGGCGACGACCAGTTTCATGATCTGTGCAACGGGTATATTGCGGCATTTCCGTCGCAACATCCCTCTCTGCGATTTTTCGGTCAACGGCTGGCGGAGTATCTGCAGGAAGGGGCCTTCAGCGGGCAGCCTTTCCTGGCCGAGATGGCCAGGTTCGAATGGACCTTTATCGACGCCTTTGATGCGCCGGACATATCGCCGGTCACGGTAGAAGAGGTTGGCACCCTCGACCCCGGCGCCTGGACCACTCTGAGGTTTGAGTTTCATCCGTCCCTGAACCTGAATTATTTCGACTGGAATGTCCCCGTTCTGTGGTCAGCGATAAACCGGATGAATGAGGGCGGAGAACCGGAGGCTATCCATCCGGAGAAAAATGACACCCCCACTGCAGTCATTCAGTGGCGTAGTGAGATGGTGAGCTACTTCCGCTCTCTGGAGAGAGATGAAGCAGAGGTCCTGGCGCGGGCGCGCCGGGGGGCGGACTTCCCGGTCCTATGCGGACTTCTGGGGAGCTATCACGGGGACATGGCCCCCATGAAGGCGGCGGAATATCTCAAGATATGGATTGCCGAGGGACTGGTCTGCGCCCTTGAGTATGCTCACGTCGGCTGA
- a CDS encoding DUF2282 domain-containing protein, translating into MNKTTVKTTSTLLASALMAAVAMAGSTSSAQAGENKTEKCYGVVKAGKNDCQTATSSCAGTSKVDGQGDAWILLPKGTCEKLVGGSTSPKK; encoded by the coding sequence ATGAACAAGACCACCGTTAAAACTACATCCACCCTGCTGGCGTCGGCGCTGATGGCGGCAGTTGCCATGGCGGGATCCACGTCATCGGCACAGGCCGGCGAAAATAAAACCGAAAAATGCTATGGCGTCGTCAAGGCCGGCAAGAACGATTGCCAGACAGCGACCAGTTCCTGCGCGGGGACCTCAAAAGTCGACGGCCAGGGCGATGCCTGGATATTACTGCCCAAAGGAACCTGTGAAAAACTGGTCGGCGGCAGCACGTCACCGAAAAAATAA
- a CDS encoding DUF692 domain-containing protein has protein sequence MNSIMSASNPHLVDMPVPASAGIGLKSCHFEEILDTRPDVGWFEVHTENYMGEGGLAHYFLEWIRERYPLSMHGVGLSLGSAAGLDPDHVERVRRAVDRYRPDLVSEHVSFSTVDGKFLNDLLPLPYTEEALDIICRNIDHLQETLGRPILVENPSTYLEYNLSKISEPEFLNEVCRRTGCGLLLDINNIYVSCWNCGGDAAAYIRQITPRHVGEYHLAGHAEKKWQDRIIRIDDHGSNVCGRVWQLYDLALDCIGARPTLVEWDCNIPSLMTLLQEAGRAENALAGREAAQ, from the coding sequence ATGAACAGCATCATGTCCGCGTCCAACCCTCACTTGGTGGACATGCCGGTCCCGGCTTCGGCCGGGATCGGGCTCAAATCCTGTCATTTTGAGGAAATCCTTGATACCCGGCCCGATGTCGGCTGGTTCGAGGTCCATACGGAAAATTACATGGGGGAAGGGGGGCTTGCCCATTATTTCCTGGAGTGGATCAGGGAGCGTTATCCGCTGTCCATGCATGGCGTCGGTCTTTCCCTGGGAAGTGCCGCAGGGCTCGACCCGGATCATGTTGAGCGCGTGCGGCGAGCGGTGGACCGTTACCGGCCCGACCTGGTGTCGGAGCATGTTTCCTTCAGCACCGTTGACGGCAAATTCCTGAATGACCTTCTGCCGCTGCCTTATACGGAAGAGGCGCTGGACATCATCTGCCGCAATATTGATCACCTGCAGGAAACCCTGGGACGCCCTATTCTGGTGGAAAATCCCTCCACCTACCTTGAGTATAATCTGAGCAAAATATCAGAACCGGAATTTCTGAACGAGGTTTGCAGAAGAACCGGCTGCGGGCTGCTGCTGGATATCAACAATATTTACGTCAGTTGCTGGAATTGCGGCGGCGACGCCGCGGCATATATCAGGCAGATCACGCCGCGCCATGTCGGCGAATATCACCTGGCCGGCCATGCGGAAAAGAAGTGGCAGGACCGGATTATCCGGATCGATGATCACGGCAGCAATGTCTGCGGCAGGGTATGGCAGCTCTATGACCTGGCGCTGGACTGTATCGGCGCACGGCCGACCCTTGTCGAGTGGGACTGCAATATCCCGTCGCTGATGACCTTGCTGCAGGAAGCGGGCCGGGCGGAGAATGCCCTGGCCGGGCGGGAAGCCGCACAATGA
- a CDS encoding DNA-binding domain-containing protein, producing MKLARLQAKFKNFLLEGAAAPLERHVRNQGRHADERLMIHYNNCRITLEAALADNFPVLCRLVGPAFFRQLARRYIKSCPPESPVLAEYGEHLPDFIAGIEELEDYGYLQDMARLENAWNRALHSRNAVPLGPAELSGMEMTSPGDLYFTFLPSLSLVSSRYPLRRIWQANRHEGAVVQEVDLDDGPDHILLYRPEWHVEAISVEQDVFDFVRLLKAGHSLGQAVEKICEEKADFRLPEALGLIFTSRLITEISNGRIIT from the coding sequence ATGAAACTGGCGCGGCTTCAGGCAAAATTCAAAAACTTCCTCCTGGAGGGGGCGGCGGCCCCGCTCGAACGGCATGTCCGGAACCAGGGCCGGCATGCGGACGAACGACTGATGATTCACTATAATAACTGCCGGATCACGCTGGAGGCGGCGCTGGCGGATAATTTTCCCGTGCTGTGCCGGTTGGTGGGGCCGGCTTTTTTCAGGCAATTGGCGCGTCGCTACATCAAGAGTTGTCCGCCGGAGTCCCCGGTGCTGGCTGAATACGGAGAGCATTTGCCGGATTTTATCGCCGGTATCGAGGAGCTTGAGGACTACGGCTATCTGCAGGACATGGCCCGACTGGAAAACGCCTGGAACCGGGCCCTGCATAGTCGCAATGCGGTTCCGCTCGGTCCGGCGGAGCTGTCCGGAATGGAGATGACCTCGCCCGGGGACCTCTATTTTACTTTTCTGCCGTCCCTGTCCCTGGTCTCCAGCCGCTACCCGTTGCGCCGCATCTGGCAAGCCAACAGGCATGAGGGGGCTGTTGTGCAGGAAGTCGATCTGGATGACGGCCCCGATCATATCCTCCTCTATCGCCCGGAATGGCATGTGGAAGCCATCAGCGTTGAACAGGACGTGTTTGATTTTGTCCGGTTGCTCAAGGCCGGGCACAGCCTGGGCCAGGCGGTTGAGAAAATTTGTGAGGAAAAGGCTGATTTCAGGCTGCCGGAGGCGCTGGGCCTGATTTTCACGTCACGACTGATAACGGAAATTTCCAATGGAAGGATAATAACATGA
- a CDS encoding DoxX family protein has protein sequence MTLGQRVPVQKWHRITEMFEKIPAPLLLLLARLGMAGIFWRSGMTKITIDADVSNFSLQQMWAVASLNWSVSDFTYILFENDYALPFLAPRIAAHLALLAELTLPVLLALGLFTRLSALAMLGMTLVIQLFVFPYLWPDHSLWAAALLLLVAKGAGCWSLDFLVVKGLKC, from the coding sequence ATGACACTGGGACAGCGGGTGCCTGTTCAGAAATGGCACCGGATTACGGAAATGTTCGAAAAGATTCCGGCGCCCCTGCTACTTTTGCTGGCCCGGCTGGGAATGGCGGGTATTTTCTGGCGCTCCGGCATGACCAAGATAACCATCGATGCAGACGTGTCGAATTTTTCCCTGCAGCAAATGTGGGCGGTGGCCAGTTTGAACTGGTCGGTGTCCGACTTCACCTACATCCTGTTTGAAAATGACTATGCCCTGCCGTTTCTTGCTCCCCGGATTGCCGCTCACCTGGCCCTGCTGGCAGAACTGACGTTACCGGTCCTTCTGGCCCTGGGGCTGTTTACTCGCCTGTCCGCCCTCGCCATGCTGGGTATGACGCTGGTGATCCAGCTGTTTGTCTTCCCGTACCTCTGGCCTGATCATAGTTTATGGGCGGCAGCGCTGCTCCTGCTCGTCGCGAAGGGAGCGGGGTGCTGGTCGCTGGATTTTCTGGTGGTCAAAGGCCTGAAATGCTAA
- a CDS encoding iron-sulfur cluster assembly scaffold protein: protein MIDKLYQKAILSQAARATGHGRPADSDISYTLQNPLCGDRITVHLSLENNRISSMGHETKACVLCQANAALLAETAPGETVESLEQVQSLLLEGLESDALENVDWPAEKWQQLSIFSPVAEHKNRYRCVTLPFEALIRAMSGETDD, encoded by the coding sequence ATGATCGACAAACTCTATCAGAAAGCCATTCTCAGTCAGGCCGCCCGGGCAACGGGCCATGGCCGCCCGGCAGATTCGGATATCAGTTATACGCTGCAAAATCCCCTTTGCGGCGACCGCATTACCGTGCATCTGAGCCTGGAGAATAACCGGATTTCGTCGATGGGCCATGAAACCAAAGCCTGCGTGCTGTGCCAGGCCAATGCCGCCCTGTTGGCGGAAACGGCACCGGGAGAGACCGTGGAAAGTCTCGAACAGGTGCAGTCTCTCCTGCTGGAAGGCCTTGAGAGCGACGCCCTGGAAAATGTCGATTGGCCGGCGGAAAAATGGCAACAACTGTCAATTTTCTCGCCGGTGGCGGAACATAAAAACCGCTACAGGTGCGTGACCCTGCCCTTCGAGGCCCTGATCCGGGCCATGTCCGGGGAAACCGATGATTGA
- the nhaB gene encoding sodium/proton antiporter NhaB, producing MVRTLTQGLVKNFMGHSPEWYKLTILGFLMLNPFLYAVLGHETGPYVVGWILVLEFIFTLAMALKCYPLLPGGLLALEALFMRLTTPGGVFYEVRHGLEVILLLVFMVAGIYFMQNLLLFTFTKILLKVRSKVTLSLLFSFVAAVLSAFLDALTVTAVVITVAVGFYAIFHKVASGKHFHHEHDHSSDESVEELHRSDLEQFRSFLRSLMMHAAVGTALGGVCTLVGEPQNLIIGGVAGWNFVEFAIRMAPVTMPVLVCGLMTCFLLEKTGMFGYGATLPEKVRHILQDYDAEQSAKRSNAEKAALIVQGIVALWLVIGLMFHLATVGLIGLSVIVLLTAFNGVTEEHQIGKAFEEGLPFTALLVVFFAIVSVINDQELFKPVIDYVLSLEGTHKIAGFYVANGVLSAISDNVFVATVYITEVRNALLHGLIERDVFDLMAVAINTGTNIPSVATPNGQAAFLFLLTSALAPLIRLSYVRMVIMALPYTIVMSIVGLMAVIYLLIPYTNHMYETGMITHHSKAELNVEGEHH from the coding sequence ATGGTAAGAACCCTCACGCAAGGTCTGGTCAAAAATTTTATGGGCCATTCCCCGGAATGGTACAAGCTGACCATTCTCGGTTTTTTAATGCTTAATCCATTTTTGTATGCGGTGCTCGGTCATGAAACCGGACCTTATGTGGTCGGTTGGATCCTGGTGCTTGAATTTATTTTCACCCTGGCGATGGCCTTGAAATGCTATCCGCTGCTGCCGGGGGGGCTGCTGGCGCTTGAAGCCTTGTTCATGAGGTTGACCACTCCGGGTGGTGTTTTTTATGAAGTCAGGCACGGTCTCGAAGTGATCCTGCTTCTGGTCTTCATGGTGGCCGGTATCTATTTTATGCAGAACCTGCTGCTGTTCACCTTCACCAAAATCCTGCTCAAGGTTCGTTCCAAGGTTACCCTTTCGCTGCTGTTTTCCTTCGTTGCGGCTGTTCTGTCGGCCTTTCTCGACGCCCTGACGGTGACCGCCGTGGTGATTACTGTGGCCGTTGGTTTTTACGCCATCTTCCATAAGGTGGCGTCAGGCAAACATTTTCATCACGAACATGATCATTCTTCTGATGAGTCCGTGGAAGAGCTCCACCGTTCCGACCTTGAACAGTTCCGTTCCTTCCTGCGCAGCCTGATGATGCATGCTGCTGTCGGTACGGCGCTGGGGGGCGTCTGCACCCTGGTGGGTGAGCCCCAGAACCTGATCATCGGTGGTGTTGCCGGCTGGAACTTTGTCGAGTTTGCCATTCGCATGGCGCCGGTGACCATGCCGGTCCTGGTGTGCGGCCTGATGACCTGCTTCCTGCTGGAGAAAACAGGGATGTTCGGCTATGGCGCCACTCTGCCGGAAAAAGTACGTCATATTCTCCAGGATTATGATGCGGAACAGTCCGCGAAACGCAGCAACGCCGAAAAGGCCGCGCTGATTGTACAGGGGATTGTCGCCCTGTGGCTGGTGATCGGCCTGATGTTCCACCTGGCAACAGTGGGCCTGATCGGCCTGTCCGTCATCGTATTGCTGACCGCATTCAACGGTGTCACCGAAGAGCATCAGATCGGCAAGGCCTTTGAAGAGGGGCTGCCCTTTACCGCGCTGCTGGTGGTCTTCTTCGCCATCGTCTCCGTGATCAACGACCAGGAACTGTTCAAACCGGTTATTGACTATGTGCTCAGCCTTGAAGGCACCCATAAAATTGCCGGCTTCTATGTCGCCAACGGCGTTCTGTCGGCGATCAGCGACAATGTGTTCGTGGCGACGGTCTATATCACCGAGGTCCGCAATGCGTTGCTGCATGGCCTGATCGAGCGTGATGTCTTTGACCTGATGGCGGTGGCAATCAATACCGGGACCAATATCCCCAGTGTCGCAACCCCGAACGGTCAGGCCGCATTCCTGTTCCTGCTGACCTCTGCTCTGGCGCCGCTGATCCGCCTGTCCTATGTACGGATGGTGATCATGGCGCTGCCCTATACGATTGTGATGTCCATTGTCGGGCTGATGGCGGTAATCTATCTGCTCATCCCCTATACCAATCACATGTATGAAACCGGCATGATTACCCATCATAGCAAAGCCGAGCTCAACGTTGAGGGTGAACATCACTGA
- a CDS encoding cold-shock protein, whose amino-acid sequence MESGAAVGAQVELENVDSHAGAEIEEKKAQKIQNNSEPFEEVDGAVKWFDAVKGYGFVDANDHKGDILVHFSILKELGRRSLPEGATVKCLSADRPKGRQAVKILEYDLSTAVEKSENPASRIDENIDISELEFVEATVKWFNRVRGYGFVNRGDGGQDIFIHMEILRHFGMDHLVPGQTVQVAIDEGDRGLMVKAIKSFS is encoded by the coding sequence ATGGAGTCAGGTGCTGCAGTTGGTGCGCAGGTAGAACTGGAAAATGTTGACAGTCATGCCGGGGCGGAAATAGAGGAAAAAAAGGCTCAGAAGATCCAGAATAATTCGGAGCCTTTTGAAGAGGTGGACGGAGCTGTTAAGTGGTTTGACGCCGTCAAGGGCTACGGCTTTGTCGATGCCAACGATCACAAGGGTGATATCCTTGTTCATTTTTCCATTTTGAAGGAACTTGGACGTCGCTCCCTGCCAGAGGGCGCCACGGTCAAATGTCTTTCTGCGGATCGCCCCAAGGGTCGTCAGGCCGTAAAAATCCTCGAATACGATCTTTCGACGGCTGTCGAAAAAAGCGAAAACCCGGCCTCCCGCATTGACGAAAATATCGATATCAGCGAGCTTGAGTTTGTTGAAGCGACCGTCAAATGGTTCAACCGGGTGCGCGGTTACGGTTTTGTAAATCGCGGCGACGGTGGTCAGGACATCTTTATCCATATGGAAATCCTGCGTCATTTCGGTATGGACCACCTTGTGCCGGGACAGACCGTTCAGGTCGCCATTGATGAAGGCGACCGTGGTCTGATGGTCAAGGCCATTAAATCCTTCAGCTGA
- a CDS encoding DUF192 domain-containing protein translates to MTRTIFPVALRKDKRFAKGVAAVLILPVLVLVLWAGSIGQVAGQDFGTVQKTQSEVVIEGGGESHGFRVELAATPSHRAQGLMYREALADSEGMLFLFDEVAPVVMWMKNTFISLDMLFVDESGKIVNIAHSTTPLSLTRIPSRYPVLAVLEIRGGLSRELGIKVGDRLRHEAFAHSAAK, encoded by the coding sequence ATGACAAGAACTATTTTTCCAGTCGCATTACGAAAAGACAAGAGGTTTGCCAAAGGTGTGGCAGCTGTTCTGATCTTGCCTGTTCTGGTCCTTGTTTTATGGGCCGGTTCGATTGGGCAGGTGGCGGGACAGGATTTTGGAACCGTTCAAAAAACACAATCAGAGGTTGTAATTGAGGGCGGGGGTGAGAGCCATGGCTTCCGGGTGGAACTGGCTGCGACACCCTCCCATCGGGCCCAGGGGCTGATGTATCGAGAGGCGCTCGCTGACAGCGAGGGTATGTTGTTTTTGTTTGACGAGGTGGCGCCGGTGGTCATGTGGATGAAAAACACCTTCATCTCGCTTGATATGCTGTTCGTGGATGAAAGTGGCAAAATCGTCAATATTGCCCATTCAACGACACCGCTTTCCCTGACCCGTATTCCGTCGCGCTATCCGGTGCTGGCGGTTCTGGAAATCAGGGGCGGACTTTCCCGCGAACTTGGCATCAAGGTCGGGGACCGGCTCCGACATGAGGCTTTCGCACATTCTGCGGCGAAGTAA
- a CDS encoding ETC complex I subunit: MTVRIYKPAKNAMQSGTRKTSKWVLEYSPEQHKHLDPLMGWTGSGDMHGQVRLKFDSREHAIAYAEKNGLDYEVIEPHVRKPRIKSYADAFAFKG, from the coding sequence ATGACGGTACGCATATACAAACCGGCCAAGAACGCCATGCAGTCCGGAACCCGCAAGACCAGCAAATGGGTGCTGGAATACAGCCCGGAACAGCACAAGCATTTGGACCCCCTGATGGGCTGGACCGGATCCGGCGACATGCACGGCCAGGTCAGGCTCAAATTTGACAGCCGCGAGCATGCCATTGCCTATGCGGAAAAGAACGGCCTTGACTATGAGGTGATCGAACCCCATGTGCGCAAGCCCCGCATCAAATCCTACGCGGATGCGTTTGCCTTCAAAGGCTAG
- a CDS encoding spinster family MFS transporter, translated as METSAATSGASVKVSRKAWIILALLTVAMAISYVDRFVLAMLIQPVKMELDLSDTEIGIVTGFAFSAFYALFGLVMARFADTRGVRKVFVGSLLVWSAMTALCGVAQNFFHMLVARFGVGAGEAGVAPAGHATLARVFPAERHSMALAVFSAGGPVGIMLALFVTGVVEAAVGWRWTFVLMGVPGVVLALVMLLAGGIFPARAESLPGDQPPENLLSAVKRLVRMPIFIGVNLLMSSVIFLGFGVGQWIPAYFERTFAVTRAELGVSLALTQGIGMLAGSVGGGLAADWLMRREKKWRNYFIVGTILIAIPLSISVYFAGNVTSASLLVGLAIFFMAMPVGAMWATVQDVAPEEHRATGSAITMMVGFVIGQGVGPFAIGLASDFLYNSYGILSLRYALIICVSSAAVLMLIPLFLLGAHTRRGGGEPQPSEL; from the coding sequence ATGGAAACGTCTGCTGCAACTTCAGGGGCTTCGGTAAAGGTCAGCCGCAAGGCCTGGATCATTCTGGCCTTGCTGACCGTGGCGATGGCGATCAGCTATGTGGATCGTTTTGTCCTTGCCATGCTGATCCAGCCGGTCAAGATGGAGCTGGACCTGTCCGATACCGAGATCGGCATTGTCACCGGTTTTGCCTTTTCCGCCTTTTACGCCCTGTTCGGCCTGGTGATGGCCCGCTTCGCCGACACCAGGGGTGTGCGCAAGGTCTTTGTCGGGTCGCTGCTGGTCTGGAGCGCCATGACGGCGCTGTGCGGCGTGGCCCAGAATTTCTTCCATATGCTTGTCGCCCGCTTTGGGGTCGGCGCCGGTGAGGCCGGGGTGGCGCCGGCGGGACATGCCACCCTGGCCCGGGTGTTTCCGGCCGAGCGGCACAGCATGGCGTTGGCGGTCTTCAGCGCCGGCGGTCCGGTGGGAATCATGCTGGCGCTGTTTGTCACCGGGGTGGTTGAAGCGGCGGTGGGCTGGCGCTGGACCTTTGTCCTGATGGGGGTGCCCGGGGTTGTCCTGGCGCTGGTGATGCTGTTGGCCGGTGGGATTTTTCCGGCCCGGGCCGAGTCCCTGCCTGGCGACCAGCCGCCGGAAAACCTGCTGTCCGCCGTCAAAAGACTGGTGCGGATGCCGATCTTTATCGGCGTCAATCTGCTGATGTCGTCTGTGATTTTTCTGGGGTTTGGCGTCGGCCAGTGGATTCCGGCCTATTTCGAACGCACTTTTGCTGTGACCCGGGCCGAGCTTGGCGTGAGTCTCGCTTTGACCCAGGGGATCGGCATGCTGGCGGGCAGCGTCGGCGGTGGCCTGGCGGCAGACTGGCTCATGCGGCGGGAGAAAAAATGGCGCAACTATTTTATCGTCGGCACCATCCTGATCGCCATCCCCCTGTCAATCAGCGTTTATTTCGCGGGTAACGTGACATCGGCATCGTTGCTGGTCGGGCTCGCGATCTTCTTTATGGCCATGCCGGTCGGGGCCATGTGGGCGACGGTCCAGGATGTGGCGCCGGAGGAACATCGCGCCACTGGTTCCGCGATCACCATGATGGTCGGCTTTGTGATCGGGCAGGGGGTTGGTCCTTTTGCCATCGGGCTGGCCAGCGATTTTTTGTATAACAGTTACGGTATCCTGTCACTCCGCTACGCCCTGATTATCTGTGTCTCCTCGGCAGCGGTGCTGATGCTGATTCCTTTGTTTTTGCTGGGCGCCCATACCCGGCGCGGCGGCGGCGAGCCACAGCCGAGCGAGCTCTGA
- a CDS encoding (2Fe-2S)-binding protein, whose amino-acid sequence MTKFKLNGESRTYDGDGDMPLLWYLRDEAGLTGTKFGCGVGQCGACTVHVGGEAVRSCLTFMEDLEGEEVTTIEGLSETGDHPLQQAWADHDVPQCGYCQSGQIMQAATLLRDNPNPSDQDIVDHMNGNLCRCGTYQRIRKAIKSATEASK is encoded by the coding sequence ATGACCAAATTCAAGCTCAATGGCGAAAGCCGCACCTATGACGGTGACGGGGACATGCCGCTTCTGTGGTATCTCAGGGACGAGGCCGGACTGACCGGCACTAAATTCGGCTGCGGTGTCGGCCAGTGCGGCGCCTGCACGGTCCATGTGGGGGGCGAGGCGGTGCGCAGCTGCCTCACTTTCATGGAAGACCTGGAGGGTGAGGAAGTGACCACCATCGAGGGCCTGTCAGAGACCGGCGATCATCCGCTGCAGCAAGCCTGGGCCGACCATGATGTGCCCCAGTGCGGCTATTGCCAGTCCGGCCAGATCATGCAGGCCGCGACCCTGCTCAGGGACAATCCCAATCCGAGCGACCAGGATATTGTCGACCATATGAACGGCAACCTGTGCCGTTGCGGCACCTACCAGCGCATCCGCAAAGCGATTAAATCAGCAACGGAGGCGTCCAAATGA